In a single window of the Euleptes europaea isolate rEulEur1 chromosome 4, rEulEur1.hap1, whole genome shotgun sequence genome:
- the SAXO1 gene encoding stabilizer of axonemal microtubules 1, with the protein MIAVEPSSPEAIALLTPDAVGDYVAWNQPKREMIKPDTAYHPPDAKFDHRTTVQDAYPYKGPVVTKSCKPFQTPHISKIPLDDMTNYKLNYVPHPLAKRYVHEYVPYKPNEVPFDGLTTHNLSYKGLAGEPAKSLKPPHKLPEQDNPFVGTTEFQEKFQAWPAPAPFTKKRDVYVTPKIKMDLKTTAQIHYGNPHGRPATSCKPPARVQQSTDPFDYRSTMKDDYQPWQYTKPNAIFPKSTITLPVEPMDTLTTFQTHYVPHPLSVPKSFRPRLPGPKPHVPFAQETTYATSYTAKKPVMCPASFKEPPGYVFEKVDEGGHRRFRPASVARSQCPSNSNMVDCRGSLSHGGLKQTGSKEVALGA; encoded by the exons ATGATAGCTGTGGAACCTTCCAGTCCAGAGGCAATAGCTCTCCTAACACCAGATGCTGTGG GTGATTATGTGGCATGGAATCAGCCCAAAAGGGAAATGATTAAGCCAGACACTGCTTACCATCCACCAGATGCAAAATTTGATCACCGGACCACTGTCCAGGATGCTTATCCCTACAAGGGGCCAGTTGTTACCAAGAGCTGCAAGCCTTTTCAGACACCCCACATCTCCAAGATTCCCTTGGATGATATGACAAACTATAAGTTGAATTACGTACCACATCCTTTGGCCAAACGCTATGTCCATGAATATGTGCCATACAAGCCCAATGAAGTCCCATTTGACGGTCTCACCACACACAACCTTTCTTACAAAGGGTTGGCAGGAGAGCCGGCTAAGTCTTTGAAGCCACCTCATAAATTGCCAGAGCAGGACAATCCCTTTGTTGGTACTACTGAATTTCAGGAGAAGTTCCAAGCTTGGCCAGCACCTGCTCCCTTTACCAAAAAACGTGATGTCTATGTAACACCCAAGATCAAGATGGATCTCAAGACAACTGCACAGATTCATTATGGAAATCCTCATGGCCGGCCAGCAACATCATGTAAACCACCTGCCCGCGTTCAACAAAGCACAGATCCTTTCGACTACAGATCCACAATGAAAGATGATTACCAGCCTTGGCAATATACAAAACCAAATGCCATTTTCCCTAAATCAACTATCACATTGCCAGTTGAACCCATGGACACACTGACCACTTTTCAGACCCATTATgtgcctcacccactttctgtCCCTAAAAGCTTCAGACCCCGTTTACCTGGCCCTAAGCCACATGTTCCATTTGCCCAGGAAACCACCTATGCCACGAGCTACACCGCAAAGAAACCAGTCATGTGCCCTGCATCTTTCAAAGAGCCACCTGGTTATGTATTTGAAAAAGTTGATGAAGGGGGCCACAGACGATTCCGTCCTGCTTCTGTCGCCCGATCCCAATGTCCCTCAAATTCAAATATGGTGGATTGCAGAGGCAGCCTTTCTCATGGTGGACTAAAACAAACAGGCTCCAAAGAAGTAGCATTAGGAGCCTGA